From one Nodosilinea sp. FACHB-141 genomic stretch:
- the purF gene encoding amidophosphoribosyltransferase, which translates to MTFPSKSFLDESYDSPQDHVADTRSESLLERPDKPEEACGIFGLYAPDEEVARLAYFGLFALQHRGQESAGIATFNASGSHCYKHMGLVSQVFDDQILKDLTGHIAVGHTRYSTTGSSHVCNAQPAVVPTRLGDLALAHNGNLVNAADLREELLDRHHDLVTTTDSEMIAFALAEAVNDGADWVSAAEQAFNRCYGAFSLVIGTPNGILGARDQQGIRPLVLGVLGNDIPEVGQPAHYVLASETCALDIIGATYVRDIEPGELVWITPEGIISRQWAEATQRKLCVFEMIYFSRPDSIVNGESLYSYRRRLGHQLAKEAPADVDLIMAVPDSGVPAAIGFSQQSQIPYAEGLIKNRYVGRTFIQPTQSMREVGIRMKLNPLKDVLEGKRILIVDDSIVRGTTSRKIVQALRDAGATEVHMRISSPPVTHPCFYGIDTDNQDQLIAATKSLEEIADQINVDSLAYLSWEGMLAATNQEPGSFCSACFTGNYPVEIPEPFKRAKLKFEAKEPVAT; encoded by the coding sequence ATGACGTTCCCTTCTAAATCTTTCCTAGACGAGTCCTACGATTCCCCTCAGGATCATGTTGCGGATACTCGTTCCGAGTCGTTGCTCGAACGTCCCGATAAGCCCGAAGAGGCCTGTGGCATCTTCGGGCTTTATGCTCCCGACGAAGAGGTAGCTCGGCTAGCCTACTTTGGCCTATTTGCCCTACAACACCGAGGCCAAGAGTCGGCGGGCATTGCCACCTTCAACGCATCGGGTAGCCACTGCTACAAGCACATGGGCTTGGTGTCACAGGTGTTTGATGACCAAATTCTCAAAGATCTCACTGGCCACATTGCCGTTGGTCACACCCGCTACTCCACCACTGGCTCCAGTCATGTGTGCAATGCCCAGCCCGCTGTGGTGCCCACCCGCCTGGGGGATCTGGCCCTGGCCCACAACGGCAATTTGGTCAACGCCGCCGACCTGCGCGAAGAACTGCTAGACCGCCACCATGACTTGGTGACTACCACCGATTCAGAAATGATTGCCTTTGCCTTGGCCGAGGCCGTTAACGATGGGGCCGACTGGGTCAGCGCTGCCGAGCAAGCCTTCAATCGCTGTTACGGAGCTTTTAGCTTGGTGATTGGCACCCCCAACGGCATTTTGGGTGCCCGCGACCAGCAGGGTATTCGGCCCCTGGTGCTGGGGGTACTGGGCAATGACATTCCTGAAGTGGGGCAACCGGCTCACTATGTGCTGGCTTCGGAAACCTGTGCCCTCGACATCATTGGGGCAACCTACGTCCGTGATATTGAGCCAGGTGAGCTGGTGTGGATTACCCCCGAGGGAATTATTTCTCGCCAGTGGGCAGAGGCGACCCAACGCAAGCTCTGCGTGTTTGAGATGATCTATTTTTCGCGACCCGATAGCATTGTCAACGGCGAGAGCCTCTACAGCTACCGCCGCCGCTTGGGCCATCAGCTAGCTAAAGAAGCCCCCGCCGATGTCGATTTGATTATGGCGGTGCCTGACTCTGGGGTGCCAGCGGCGATCGGCTTTTCGCAGCAGTCCCAAATTCCATACGCGGAGGGGCTGATCAAGAACCGCTACGTGGGGCGCACCTTTATTCAACCCACCCAGTCGATGCGGGAGGTGGGCATTCGCATGAAGCTGAATCCCCTCAAGGATGTGCTGGAGGGCAAGCGAATTTTGATCGTGGATGACTCGATTGTGCGAGGCACCACCAGCCGTAAGATTGTGCAGGCATTGCGCGATGCAGGGGCGACCGAGGTGCACATGCGGATTTCGTCGCCGCCGGTCACCCACCCCTGTTTTTACGGCATCGACACCGACAACCAGGATCAGCTAATCGCAGCCACAAAGTCTTTAGAAGAGATTGCCGACCAAATCAACGTCGATTCCCTGGCCTATTTGAGCTGGGAGGGCATGCTGGCCGCGACGAACCAGGAGCCAGGCAGCTTCTGCTCCGCCTGCTTTACGGGCAACTATCCAGTAGAAATTCCTGAACCCTTTAAGCGGGCCAAGCTCAAGTTTGAGGCCAAAGAACCAGTGGCAACCTAG
- a CDS encoding NYN domain-containing protein has translation MTRSPEPPTPKHCEKIARFLHAALLRTQQQRPDLLTEAGGVWLQATSAEAQVAKLTALLEQQPDLPMPIVERILAKLLIPDFQGSKPYSQILQRVQQLAIAALPSEPIQPESAHIPYVGLLLVDAENMNPPEALEAFLQTVGRYPIRHRLAFGNWRRLGRRDRDLYRRGYQMVHVPSGKNSADIKMAVDTSLITFQTPSIREVFICSTDTDLLHLGYALLNLGVSVHCVRHRDDGWFEVLNLAQQTTQKVYFDASEGADSALELAHQVTKVPTLAETARSLKQLLTQAHEDDPDQPITMDRLGKLFRDRHHLSANEALQANSGYKTLGQFLKFHTAFVLSPLPNSKQIAVTLKTVANDTPPPEPAVAIAIPQPEGFLGSEGAMEAVAMPPPITDAHSLEQALITLLWRLSSGQADSQIQLSVLAAYFAHIYQESMSAALKRIGEPKGLPKFLAKCRSLKVQQQGQDWRIALACVS, from the coding sequence ATGACTCGCTCCCCTGAGCCGCCTACCCCAAAGCACTGTGAGAAGATTGCTCGTTTTCTACACGCCGCGCTTTTGAGAACGCAGCAGCAGCGGCCTGACCTACTCACAGAGGCCGGTGGAGTCTGGTTGCAGGCAACCTCTGCAGAGGCGCAGGTTGCCAAGCTGACAGCACTGCTTGAGCAACAGCCTGACTTGCCGATGCCGATCGTCGAGCGTATTCTAGCTAAGCTTTTGATCCCAGATTTCCAGGGATCTAAGCCCTACAGCCAGATTTTGCAGCGGGTGCAGCAGTTGGCGATCGCAGCCCTCCCTAGCGAACCCATCCAGCCCGAGTCAGCTCACATTCCCTACGTCGGGCTGTTGCTGGTGGATGCCGAAAACATGAACCCGCCCGAGGCCTTAGAGGCGTTTCTGCAAACCGTGGGTCGATACCCCATCCGCCACCGTCTGGCCTTTGGCAACTGGCGCAGACTGGGCCGCCGCGATCGCGATCTGTATCGGCGGGGCTATCAAATGGTGCATGTGCCCTCAGGCAAAAACAGTGCCGACATCAAGATGGCTGTGGACACGTCCCTAATTACCTTCCAAACCCCATCGATCCGCGAGGTATTTATCTGTTCTACGGATACCGATCTGCTTCACCTGGGCTACGCTCTGCTCAACCTGGGGGTCAGCGTTCACTGTGTTAGACACCGCGACGACGGCTGGTTCGAGGTGCTCAATCTGGCGCAGCAAACCACTCAGAAGGTCTACTTCGACGCTAGTGAGGGGGCTGATTCGGCACTCGAGTTAGCCCACCAGGTGACGAAGGTGCCCACCCTAGCAGAAACGGCGCGATCGCTCAAACAGCTGCTGACTCAAGCCCACGAGGATGATCCCGATCAGCCAATCACTATGGACCGGCTGGGCAAGCTATTTCGCGATCGCCACCACCTTTCCGCCAACGAAGCACTCCAGGCCAACTCGGGATACAAAACCTTGGGACAATTTCTCAAATTCCACACCGCTTTTGTCCTTTCCCCGTTACCCAACAGCAAACAGATTGCTGTCACCCTCAAGACCGTCGCCAACGACACCCCACCTCCAGAACCAGCAGTCGCGATCGCTATTCCCCAGCCAGAAGGATTCCTCGGATCCGAGGGGGCAATGGAGGCAGTAGCTATGCCACCACCCATCACTGACGCCCACAGCCTAGAGCAAGCGCTGATCACTCTCTTATGGCGGCTATCCTCGGGTCAGGCAGATAGCCAAATTCAGCTCTCAGTGCTGGCAGCTTACTTTGCCCACATCTACCAAGAATCCATGAGCGCCGCACTAAAGCGCATCGGCGAACCCAAGGGTCTGCCGAAATTTTTGGCCAAATGCCGCTCTCTAAAAGTGCAACAGCAGGGCCAAGACTGGCGTATAGCCTTGGCCTGCGTCAGCTAG
- a CDS encoding TMEM175 family protein: protein MGKGRIEAFSDGVLAIIITIMVLELKIPHEAELTALQPLIPVFLSYLLSFVYIGIYWNNHHHLLQAVRQVNGNVLWANLHLLFWLSLIPFVTGWTGENHSAALPVAFYGGVLLFAAIAYYILTQVLIAYEGRDSALAIAVGRDWKGKISVVIYAIAIPLAFLSSWLSLGLYVLVAVMWLIPDRRIERALLS, encoded by the coding sequence ATGGGCAAGGGCAGAATAGAAGCCTTTAGCGACGGCGTGCTCGCTATCATCATCACAATTATGGTGCTAGAGCTGAAGATACCCCACGAGGCTGAGCTGACGGCGCTGCAACCGCTGATTCCGGTGTTTTTGAGCTACCTGCTCAGTTTTGTCTACATCGGCATTTACTGGAACAATCATCACCACCTGCTACAGGCGGTGCGCCAGGTGAATGGCAATGTACTGTGGGCTAACCTGCACTTGCTGTTTTGGCTGTCGCTGATTCCCTTCGTCACTGGGTGGACGGGGGAGAATCACTCTGCGGCGCTGCCGGTGGCGTTTTATGGGGGTGTCCTGCTGTTTGCGGCGATCGCCTACTACATCCTCACCCAAGTGCTAATTGCTTATGAGGGCCGCGACTCGGCTCTGGCGATTGCTGTCGGGCGCGACTGGAAAGGCAAGATTTCAGTGGTGATCTATGCGATCGCCATTCCCCTCGCTTTCCTAAGTTCGTGGCTATCTCTGGGGCTGTATGTCCTCGTTGCGGTGATGTGGCTCATACCCGATCGCCGCATTGAACGTGCCTTACTGTCCTAA
- a CDS encoding NAD(P)/FAD-dependent oxidoreductase — translation MPSKRSLSANSEPATGAVRVCILGGGFGGLYCALSLHQRSRRSPRPIHITLVEPRDRFNFTPLLYELLTQELAPWEIAPAYRELLKHTTVDLRQDWAEHIDLARQRVTLRHGEPIAYDYLVVALGSRMRPPATPGNQAHSLPFNTLQDAEQLERRLNDLEESPQVRVVVAGAGPSGVELACKLSDRLGSRGHVTVVDRRGEILRSYPQRIQRAAARAMAKRGIEVYLDAAIEAVDASGLTLGYEGQTRHCLANIILWTVGTVPQVWLGDDLKPTIFGQYQVLPTLQLLDHKHVFALGDMAAMPAPGRDRAPTTAQAAYQAGPVVASNLLALIADRPLKPFIYNHLGDMLTLGQGEAVVCGFGLCITGWLGGLSRRWAYWLRLPTSAHRWRVLKHWLSFKP, via the coding sequence ATGCCTTCGAAGCGTTCTCTCTCTGCTAACTCAGAACCTGCGACTGGCGCTGTGCGAGTCTGCATTTTGGGCGGCGGATTTGGGGGACTGTACTGTGCCCTATCCCTGCACCAGCGATCGCGGCGATCGCCGCGCCCCATCCACATTACCCTGGTCGAGCCGCGCGATCGCTTCAACTTTACCCCGCTGCTCTACGAACTGCTTACCCAGGAACTCGCTCCCTGGGAGATTGCCCCCGCCTACCGAGAGTTGCTCAAGCACACCACCGTTGATCTGCGTCAGGACTGGGCCGAGCACATCGACCTGGCCCGGCAACGCGTCACTTTGCGCCATGGCGAACCGATCGCCTACGACTACCTGGTGGTCGCGCTGGGTAGCCGAATGCGGCCCCCCGCCACCCCCGGCAACCAGGCTCACAGCCTGCCGTTTAACACCTTGCAGGATGCCGAACAGTTGGAGCGGCGGTTAAACGATCTTGAAGAATCGCCCCAGGTACGGGTGGTGGTAGCCGGGGCTGGCCCTAGCGGCGTGGAGCTAGCCTGCAAACTAAGCGATCGCCTCGGTAGCCGGGGCCACGTCACCGTGGTTGACCGCCGAGGCGAAATTTTACGCTCCTATCCCCAACGCATTCAGCGGGCGGCGGCACGGGCCATGGCAAAACGAGGGATAGAGGTCTATCTCGATGCTGCGATCGAGGCGGTAGATGCCAGCGGGCTGACCTTAGGCTACGAGGGCCAAACCCGCCACTGCCTAGCCAACATTATCCTGTGGACGGTGGGTACAGTGCCCCAAGTTTGGTTGGGGGATGATCTCAAACCGACCATTTTTGGCCAGTACCAGGTGCTGCCTACCCTACAGCTGCTGGATCACAAACATGTTTTTGCATTGGGGGATATGGCCGCCATGCCTGCCCCGGGTCGTGACCGGGCTCCCACTACGGCCCAAGCTGCCTACCAGGCCGGTCCTGTGGTTGCCTCTAATCTGCTGGCGCTGATCGCTGATCGCCCCCTCAAACCGTTTATCTACAACCATCTGGGTGACATGCTTACCCTGGGTCAAGGGGAGGCCGTGGTCTGTGGTTTTGGGCTGTGCATCACCGGATGGCTGGGAGGTCTGTCGCGTCGCTGGGCCTACTGGCTGCGGCTGCCCACCTCCGCCCACCGCTGGCGGGTGCTCAAGCACTGGCTGAGCTTCAAGCCTTAG
- a CDS encoding 4'-phosphopantetheinyl transferase superfamily protein, with translation MSEFCQGYASPAVDLWLLSTEILDPTTQQTFKACLSSAEQAQLQRLRPAVQGQFLASRGCLRHLLSRYTGQAPAALTFVYGPKGKPALSPHDSKFCVVPQFNLSHSGQRLLVAISTADDVNAIGVDIEALRPVKSLAGLCRRYLTAAEAETVLALPHPQADHRFLRYWTGKEACLKSLGIGIVDSMQALELRLEIPDLTSLPTSVKAVTATRLDHPGQLYQWHPEPGYMGAIAVQISFLEPERLRFWQTTPAALLADA, from the coding sequence ATGTCTGAGTTTTGCCAGGGCTATGCCTCACCCGCTGTTGATCTCTGGCTGCTCTCTACCGAGATCCTTGATCCGACCACCCAGCAGACCTTCAAAGCCTGTTTATCGTCGGCAGAACAAGCTCAGCTACAGCGCCTTCGACCTGCCGTCCAGGGGCAGTTCCTAGCCAGTCGAGGCTGCCTGCGCCACCTGCTGAGCCGCTACACCGGCCAAGCGCCCGCCGCGCTCACCTTTGTCTACGGACCTAAGGGCAAGCCAGCCCTCAGCCCCCATGACAGTAAATTTTGCGTGGTGCCACAATTCAACCTGTCCCACAGCGGGCAGCGGTTGCTCGTAGCCATCAGCACCGCCGATGATGTAAATGCGATCGGTGTGGATATTGAAGCTCTGCGCCCGGTAAAATCTCTGGCGGGTCTGTGTCGTCGCTACCTCACCGCTGCTGAGGCTGAAACCGTGCTGGCTCTGCCACATCCCCAGGCCGACCACCGTTTTTTGCGCTACTGGACAGGTAAAGAAGCCTGCCTCAAATCCCTCGGCATTGGCATAGTCGACTCCATGCAGGCCCTAGAGTTGCGCTTAGAGATTCCAGATCTCACCTCGTTGCCGACCTCGGTGAAGGCGGTGACGGCAACGAGGTTAGACCATCCAGGGCAGCTCTATCAGTGGCACCCAGAGCCAGGCTACATGGGTGCGATCGCCGTGCAAATTTCTTTCCTAGAGCCAGAGCGGCTGCGCTTTTGGCAAACGACCCCCGCTGCCCTACTAGCTGATGCTTAA
- a CDS encoding proteasome-type protease translates to MTYCLGILVKEGLVLAADSRTNAGVDYISSYRKLFDFSKPGDRVLLLCTSGNLSITQAVVHQLGQDIKHDREPNLHSLHSLYDVARYLGEQIRTLQEADRAWLAQDKIDFKCSFLLGGQVQGEVPELFLIYSQGNCIKATPETPFLQIGETKYGKPILDRTLGFDMPLDAVAKCALLSIDSTMRSNLSVGPPIHMTMYQTNSFEIRHQAQFQAGDPYLVKMRKHWEVALREASNSMPDISWNQGDTLSPLGIPDLGNS, encoded by the coding sequence ATGACCTACTGTTTGGGCATTTTGGTGAAAGAGGGGTTGGTGCTAGCCGCCGATTCTAGAACCAATGCTGGGGTTGACTATATTTCGTCGTACCGCAAGCTGTTTGATTTCTCTAAACCGGGCGATCGCGTCCTTTTGTTGTGCACCTCGGGCAACCTGTCGATTACCCAGGCGGTGGTGCATCAGCTTGGTCAAGACATTAAGCACGATCGCGAGCCCAATTTGCACAGTCTGCACAGCCTCTACGACGTGGCCCGCTACCTGGGGGAGCAAATTCGCACTCTACAGGAGGCCGATCGCGCCTGGCTGGCCCAGGACAAAATTGATTTTAAGTGCAGTTTTTTGCTGGGCGGTCAGGTGCAGGGAGAGGTGCCCGAGCTGTTTTTGATCTATAGCCAGGGCAACTGCATCAAGGCTACCCCCGAAACACCGTTTTTGCAGATTGGCGAAACCAAGTACGGCAAGCCCATACTCGATCGCACTCTAGGATTTGACATGCCCCTCGATGCGGTGGCCAAGTGCGCGCTGCTGTCGATTGATTCGACGATGCGATCGAACCTGTCGGTGGGGCCACCAATTCACATGACTATGTATCAGACCAATAGCTTTGAGATTCGCCATCAAGCCCAGTTTCAGGCGGGGGATCCTTACCTAGTTAAAATGCGCAAACACTGGGAAGTGGCCCTGAGGGAAGCCTCAAACAGCATGCCGGATATTTCTTGGAACCAGGGCGATACCCTGTCGCCCCTAGGGATTCCCGATCTGGGCAACAGCTAA
- the psbM gene encoding photosystem II reaction center protein PsbM — protein MEVNKLGFVASILFVLVPTVFLLILYIQTSSKQTGS, from the coding sequence ATGGAAGTCAATAAGCTTGGTTTTGTAGCCAGCATTCTTTTTGTTCTGGTACCGACGGTTTTTCTGCTAATTCTGTACATTCAGACCTCTAGCAAACAAACGGGATCGTAA
- a CDS encoding 2Fe-2S iron-sulfur cluster-binding protein, which translates to MANVKFVNEDTEIVVADGANLRFKALENRIDIYTFSGKLMNCGGYGQCGTCVVDVVAGGENLSPRTQVEERKLKKWPESCRLSCQTTVHGPVSVVTKPNRKALVQAKTSKSA; encoded by the coding sequence ATGGCTAATGTTAAGTTTGTTAACGAAGACACTGAGATTGTCGTTGCCGACGGGGCCAACCTGCGTTTTAAGGCCTTAGAAAACCGGATTGACATCTATACCTTTAGCGGCAAGCTGATGAACTGCGGCGGCTACGGCCAGTGCGGCACCTGCGTAGTCGATGTAGTGGCAGGGGGCGAAAACCTGTCGCCCCGCACCCAGGTAGAAGAGCGCAAACTGAAGAAGTGGCCTGAGAGCTGCCGCCTGTCTTGCCAAACCACGGTGCATGGGCCAGTTTCGGTAGTTACAAAGCCCAACCGCAAGGCGCTGGTTCAGGCTAAGACTTCGAAGAGCGCCTAG
- the psbB gene encoding photosystem II chlorophyll-binding protein CP47 translates to MGLPWYRVHTVVVNDPGRLIAVHLMHTALVAGWAGSMALFELSTFDPSDPVLNPMWRQGMFVLPFMSRLGVTQSWGGWSVTGASAVNPGFWSFEGVAAAHIVLSGLLFLAACWHWVYWDLDLFRDPRTGEPALDLPKMFGIHLFLSGLLCFGFGAFHLTGLWGPGMWVSDPYGLTGHVQGVAPEWGSAGFNPFNPGGIVAHHIAAGIVGIIAGLFHLTVRPPQRLYKALRMGNIETVLSSSIAAVFFAAFVVAGTMWYGSAATPIELFGPTRYQWDGDYFKQEIQRRVQADVNSGSSLDEAYASIPEKLAFYDYVGNSPAKGGLFRVGPMVQGDGIAEGWLGHPVFKDKEGRELFVRRLPNFFETFPVVLVDKDGVVRADIPFRRAESKYSFEQTGVTATFYGGELGGQTISEPALVKRYARKAQLGEPFEFDRETLGSDGVFRTSTRGWFTYGHAVFALLFFFGHIWHGSRTLFRDVFAGVDPDLSPEQVEWGFFAKVGDTSTRKEETV, encoded by the coding sequence ATGGGACTACCCTGGTACCGGGTACACACGGTCGTCGTTAACGATCCCGGGCGACTGATTGCTGTACACCTAATGCATACGGCCCTGGTAGCTGGCTGGGCCGGCTCGATGGCTCTCTTTGAACTGTCCACCTTTGATCCCAGTGACCCTGTGCTCAACCCCATGTGGCGGCAGGGCATGTTTGTCCTACCCTTCATGTCTCGTCTGGGTGTAACCCAGTCGTGGGGCGGCTGGAGTGTGACTGGCGCATCCGCCGTTAACCCCGGCTTTTGGTCCTTTGAGGGTGTGGCTGCGGCTCACATCGTCCTGTCAGGTCTGCTATTTTTAGCCGCCTGCTGGCACTGGGTCTATTGGGATCTAGATCTGTTCCGCGATCCTCGCACCGGAGAGCCGGCGCTGGATTTGCCCAAAATGTTTGGTATTCACCTGTTCCTATCCGGCCTTCTCTGCTTCGGCTTTGGGGCCTTCCACCTGACTGGTCTCTGGGGACCTGGCATGTGGGTATCTGACCCCTACGGCCTCACCGGCCACGTGCAGGGGGTTGCTCCCGAATGGGGATCCGCAGGCTTTAACCCCTTTAATCCTGGCGGTATTGTGGCTCACCACATCGCCGCGGGGATTGTGGGCATTATCGCTGGCTTGTTCCACCTGACGGTGCGCCCACCCCAGCGCCTATACAAGGCTCTGCGCATGGGTAACATTGAGACGGTACTGTCCAGCAGTATTGCAGCGGTGTTCTTTGCGGCCTTTGTGGTGGCAGGCACCATGTGGTACGGCAGTGCCGCTACCCCCATTGAGCTGTTTGGCCCTACCCGCTACCAGTGGGATGGCGACTACTTTAAGCAAGAGATTCAGCGCCGGGTTCAGGCCGATGTCAACTCTGGGTCATCCCTGGATGAGGCCTACGCCAGTATTCCTGAGAAACTGGCCTTCTACGACTACGTCGGCAACAGCCCTGCTAAGGGTGGTTTGTTCCGGGTTGGCCCCATGGTCCAAGGCGATGGTATCGCTGAGGGCTGGCTAGGTCACCCCGTCTTCAAAGACAAGGAAGGCCGCGAGCTGTTTGTCCGCCGCCTGCCCAACTTCTTTGAGACCTTCCCTGTGGTGCTGGTCGACAAAGACGGCGTTGTTCGCGCTGACATTCCCTTCCGTCGGGCTGAATCTAAGTACAGCTTTGAGCAGACTGGCGTAACCGCGACCTTCTACGGCGGTGAACTCGGTGGTCAAACGATCTCTGAGCCTGCCCTGGTCAAGCGCTACGCCCGTAAGGCGCAGCTAGGTGAACCCTTCGAGTTCGATCGCGAAACCCTCGGCTCTGACGGGGTATTCCGCACCAGCACTCGCGGCTGGTTTACCTACGGTCACGCGGTGTTTGCGCTGCTGTTCTTCTTTGGTCATATCTGGCACGGGTCTCGTACCCTGTTCCGCGATGTGTTTGCGGGTGTGGACCCCGACCTGTCTCCCGAGCAGGTGGAATGGGGTTTCTTCGCCAAGGTGGGAGATACCTCCACTCGTAAAGAAGAGACTGTTTAG
- a CDS encoding photosystem II reaction center protein T produces the protein MEAVAYIFIFACIIGTLFFAIAFREPPRISKD, from the coding sequence ATGGAAGCTGTCGCTTACATCTTCATTTTTGCCTGCATCATTGGTACCCTGTTCTTTGCGATCGCCTTTCGCGAACCCCCTCGCATTTCTAAGGACTAA
- the nrdR gene encoding transcriptional regulator NrdR has translation MHCPFCQHLNNRVLESRSAEAGRSIRRRRECLRCERRFTTYERIEYVPVTVIKRSGDRELFERSKVLRGIVRACEKTPVSSLAMEAIVDDIEAELQQRATREVTSAEIGEMVLAKLQAMNEVAFVRFASVYRQFQGIRDFAETLSQLQGDRGDRHEDGTENGQSSTYVVSAQSL, from the coding sequence ATGCATTGCCCGTTCTGTCAGCATCTGAACAACCGAGTCTTAGAGTCGCGATCGGCGGAGGCGGGGCGCAGCATTCGCCGGCGCCGGGAATGCCTGAGATGCGAGCGCCGATTCACTACCTACGAGCGCATTGAGTATGTGCCCGTTACGGTAATCAAGCGTAGCGGCGACCGAGAGCTATTTGAGCGTTCTAAGGTGCTGCGGGGTATAGTGCGGGCCTGCGAAAAAACTCCAGTGTCGTCTCTAGCAATGGAGGCGATCGTCGACGACATTGAGGCTGAACTTCAGCAGCGGGCTACTCGAGAGGTGACCAGCGCTGAAATCGGCGAAATGGTATTGGCTAAGCTCCAGGCCATGAACGAAGTAGCCTTTGTGCGATTTGCCTCGGTATATCGTCAGTTTCAAGGCATTCGCGATTTTGCCGAAACCCTGAGCCAGCTTCAAGGTGATCGAGGCGATCGCCATGAGGATGGTACGGAAAACGGCCAGTCCTCAACCTACGTGGTTTCCGCCCAATCTCTGTAA
- a CDS encoding 30S ribosomal protein S1 has translation MLNQDVKDADIGFTHEDFAALLDKYDYHFNPGDTVSGTVFSLEPRGALIDIGAKTAAYLPIQEMSINRVDHPEEVLRSNETREFFILTDENEDGQLTLSIRRIEYMRAWERVRQLQQEDATVRSGVFATNRGGALVRIEGLRGFIPGSHISTRKPKEDLVGEDLPLKFLEVDEERNRLVLSHRRALVERKMNGLQVGEVVLGAVRGLKPYGAFIDIGGVSGLLHISEISHDHIDTPHSVLNVNDEIKVMIIDLDAERGRISLSTKQLEPEPGDMVKNPDLVYDKAEEMAAKYREAMRRQAAEQAGEVIDEPEELYEEEEVAVAVD, from the coding sequence ATGCTCAATCAGGACGTAAAGGACGCTGACATCGGGTTTACACATGAAGACTTTGCCGCACTTTTAGATAAGTACGACTATCACTTCAACCCAGGCGATACGGTTTCTGGTACCGTGTTTAGCCTTGAGCCCAGGGGCGCCCTGATTGATATCGGTGCTAAAACCGCCGCTTATCTCCCTATTCAGGAGATGTCTATCAACCGGGTTGATCATCCTGAAGAGGTGCTGCGCTCCAATGAAACCCGCGAGTTCTTTATTCTCACCGACGAGAATGAGGACGGTCAGCTGACTCTTTCCATTCGTCGCATTGAGTACATGCGCGCTTGGGAACGGGTGCGCCAACTCCAGCAGGAAGACGCCACTGTCCGTTCCGGCGTGTTTGCTACCAACCGAGGTGGCGCTTTGGTGCGCATTGAGGGCTTACGCGGCTTCATCCCCGGCTCTCACATCAGCACCCGCAAGCCGAAGGAAGATCTGGTGGGCGAAGACCTGCCGCTCAAGTTTCTGGAAGTCGACGAAGAGCGCAACCGTCTTGTGCTCAGCCATCGTCGTGCTCTGGTTGAGCGTAAGATGAACGGTCTGCAAGTGGGCGAAGTGGTGCTGGGCGCAGTGCGTGGCCTCAAACCCTACGGCGCCTTCATCGATATTGGCGGCGTTAGCGGTCTGCTGCACATCTCTGAAATTTCCCACGACCACATTGACACGCCTCACAGCGTGCTCAACGTCAATGACGAAATCAAGGTCATGATTATTGACCTTGATGCTGAGCGAGGCCGAATTTCCCTTTCGACCAAGCAGCTAGAGCCCGAGCCGGGTGACATGGTCAAGAACCCTGACCTGGTCTACGACAAGGCCGAGGAAATGGCCGCTAAGTACCGCGAAGCCATGCGTCGTCAGGCTGCTGAGCAAGCCGGTGAGGTCATTGACGAACCTGAAGAGCTGTATGAAGAGGAAGAAGTGGCCGTGGCTGTTGACTAG
- a CDS encoding MGMT family protein, with protein sequence MLTYERIYAVVRQIPPGQVATYGQVAELAGLIGKPRLVGYALYRVDMTTDDVPWQRVINAKGEVSESPLRHGSDYLQRAMLEDEGIEFDHRGRIDLGKYKWRPPDSVIEQALAAFGENLG encoded by the coding sequence ATGCTGACCTACGAACGCATCTACGCTGTGGTCCGCCAAATTCCTCCGGGTCAGGTGGCCACCTATGGCCAGGTGGCTGAGCTAGCAGGGCTCATTGGCAAACCCCGACTGGTAGGCTACGCCCTTTACCGGGTTGATATGACCACCGACGACGTGCCCTGGCAACGGGTGATCAACGCCAAGGGAGAAGTCTCTGAGTCGCCGCTGCGCCACGGCAGCGACTACCTTCAGCGGGCCATGCTAGAGGACGAAGGCATTGAGTTTGACCACCGGGGCCGCATTGATCTGGGCAAATATAAATGGCGCCCGCCCGATAGTGTTATCGAGCAGGCGCTGGCAGCATTTGGAGAGAACTTAGGCTAG